The following coding sequences lie in one Lolium perenne isolate Kyuss_39 chromosome 2, Kyuss_2.0, whole genome shotgun sequence genomic window:
- the LOC127332008 gene encoding norbelladine synthase gives MKGSLCHEFQTDLPAAEVWEVYGSLLIGQLVPQLLPDMLSKVELVDGDGGVGTVLLLTFPPGTPGLEFYKEKFVKVDNQNYVKEAIVVEGGFLNYGFTEYLVRFEITGKTEETSVIRSTIEYEVDEDHISNTSLVSTSAVAAIAEAITRFIKEQKCSEQAPKKTPDKQSQ, from the exons ATGAAGGGGAGCCTTTGCCATGAGTTCCAGACTGACCTCCCTGCTGCTGAGGTGTGGGAGGTCTATGGAAGCCTCCTTATTGGACAGTTGGTGCCTCAATTGCTTCCTGACATGCTCTCAAAGGTCGAGCTTGTTGACGGAGATGGTGGCGTTGGAACAGTCCTGCTTCTCACCTTCCCTCCTG GAACTCCTGGAttggaattttacaaagaaaagtTTGTGAAGGTCGACAATCAAAATTATGTGAAGGAGGCAATAGTAGTAGAAGGAGGGTTTCTGAATTATGGCTTTACGGAGTATTTAGTACGATTTGAGATTACAGGGAAAACAGAAGAGACATCTGTAATAAGGTCAACCATTGAATATGAAGTCGACGAAGACCACATAAGCAATACATCCTTGGTCAGCACCAGTGCTGTAGCTGCTATTGCTGAGGCTATCACAAGGTTTATCAAGGAGCAGAAATGTTCTGAGCAAGCTCCGAAGAAAACCCCAGACAAGCAATCACAGTGA